From Chaetodon trifascialis isolate fChaTrf1 chromosome 1, fChaTrf1.hap1, whole genome shotgun sequence, one genomic window encodes:
- the LOC139330473 gene encoding lactoylglutathione lyase-like: MSDKGLSDEAAATACKDGDPITKDFMMQQTMLRVKDPLKSLDFYTRILGMTLLQKFDFPSMRFSLFFLGFEDKKEIPTDVKEKTAWTFSRRATIELTHNWGSESDESQSYHNGNSDPRGFGHIGIAVPDVYAACKLFEEQGVTFVKKPDDGKMKGLAFIQDPDGYWIEILSPNTMVSITS; this comes from the exons ATGAGCGACAAAGGTCTGTCAGATGAGGCAGCGGCAACAGCTTGTAAAGATGGAGACCCAATCACTAAG GATTTCATGATGCAGCAGACGATGTTGCGAGTTAAAGATCCTCTTAAATCCTTGGATTTCTACACCAGAATCCTCGGCATGAC GCTCCTGCAAAAGTTCGACTTCCCCTCCATgcgtttctctctcttcttcttggGCTTCGAGGACAAGAAGGAGATTCCTACTGATGTGAAGGAGAAGACAGCCTGGACCTTTTCCAGAAGAGCCACCATTGAGCTGACACA TAACTGGGGCTCGGAGTCTGATGAGAGCCAGTCCTATCACAACGGAAACTCAGATCCACGTGGCTTTG GACACATTGGAATTGCAGTTCCTGACGTCTATGCAGCCTGCAAACTGTTTGAAGAGCAAGGGGTCACATTTGTCAAGAAGCCAGATGATG gTAAAATGAAAGGCTTGGCCTTCATTCAGGACCCTGATGGTTACTGGATTGAGATCCTGAGTCCTAACACTATGGTGTCCATTACCTCCTAA
- the LOC139331588 gene encoding flagellar attachment zone protein 1-like translates to MNQDLVRYRRAMSEWNEEREKLCHSVQHLQQDNSRLQELLELKEREFQDELKRTKEMSSLKTSVQSQTEQVEIIPDQSDETLHLTLEKLQRTLNQVVHDLYLRDEEIDLLKEEKDCLSLRLEETTATVSHNRAEFIRCEKAWKITHNNLQEKFRKELAKKEQSWEMREKELEGERKRLEELCLKANEGNEEREKLCHSVQHLQQDNNRLQELLELKEREFQDELKRTKEMSSLIEQVEIIPAQSIEILQLKLENQKSVVLQNDLQMALNKVTHQLYLRDEEVHLLEQEKDRLSLDLQEKFREELAEKVQSWETREKELEGERKHLEELCVKANTKRRALVSRNKWVKAGLKKAATKKKTTVKKTNETGRGENANPEHSVGVNETTDKLPGVQAEILHSEQTEPNDLQENLREELTEVCQARADQTEEQEKDVQDVRLKEERYIDDLMDMHVMG, encoded by the exons ATGAACCAGGACCTGGTTCGATACAGGAGGGCGATGTCTGAGTGGAACGAAGAGCGAGAGAAGCTTTGCCACAGCGTGCAGCACCTGCAACAGGacaacagcagactgcaggagcttctGGAGCTCAAGGAGAGGGAGTTCCAAGATGAACTGAAGAGGACCAAGGAGATGTCCTCCCTCAAGACAAGCGTCCAGTCccagacagagcaggtggagatcATCCCAGACCAGAGCGACGAGACACTCCACTTGACACTGGAGAAACTGCAGAGGACGCTGAACCAGGTGGTGCACGACCTCTACCTGAGAGACGAGGAGATCGACCtcctcaaagaggagaaagactgtctgtctctcaggctcGAGGAGACAACAGCCACCGTGTCCCACAACAGAGCTGAATTTATCCGGTGCGAAAAAGCATGGAAGATCACACACAACAATCTTCAGGAGAAGTTCAGAAAAGAGCTGGCaaagaaagagcagagctgggagatgagagagaaggagctggaaggagaaaggaaacgtctggaggagctctgtctGAAGGCCAATGAAGGCAATGAAGAGCGAGAGAAGCTTTGCCACAGCGTGCAGCACCTGcaacaagacaacaacagactgcaggagcttctGGAGCTCAAGGAGAGGGAGTTCCAAGATGAACTCAAGAGGACCAAGGAGATGTCCTCCCTCATAGAGCAGGTGGAGATCATCCCAGCCCAGAGCATCGAGATACTCCAGTTGAAACTGGAAAACCAGAAGAGTGTCGTGCTGCAGAATGACCTGCAGATGGCGCTGAACAAGGTGACGCACCAGCTCTACCTGAGAGACGAGGAGGTCCACCTCCTCGAGCAGGAGAAAGACCGTCTGTCTCTCGATCTGCAGGAGAAGTTCAGAGAAGAGCTTGCAGAGAAAGTGCAGAGctgggagacgagagagaaggagctggaaggagaaaggaaacatcTGGAGGAGCTCTGTGTGAAGGCCAACACCAAGAGGAGGGCCTTGGTGTCCCGAAACAAATGGGTCAAGGCTGGACTGAAAAAGGCGgctacaaagaaaaagacaacagtcaAGAAAACGAATGAGACCGGAAGGGGGGAGAACGCAAACCCCGAACACTCCGTCGGGGTCAACGAGACCACCGACAAGCTGCCGGGAGTCCAGGCTGAAATTCTCCACAGCGAGCAGACCGAACCTAACGATCTGCAGGAGAACCTCAGGGAGGAGCTGACCGAAGTCTGCCAGGCGAGAGCCGATCAgacggaggagcaggagaaggacgTGCAAGACGTCCGCCTGAAGGAGGAGA ggtatattgatgatctgatggacatgcacgtgatgggatga